A genomic region of Jeotgalibaca ciconiae contains the following coding sequences:
- a CDS encoding carbohydrate ABC transporter permease: MELNANIRKKKDKNHLGTNAMEKIGISDFLMATFLFILCLTCVLPFIHIAAKSISSNSEVLARNIYLIPKGINFDAYVSIFKDGNMIYSIIYSVIVTVSFTVLGMLVCICTAYPLSKKRLKGRKGFTFIFMFPMYFSAGIIPQYLLYQSLGILNTVWVLILPGIYSAYNMLIMKTYFQANLPDSLEESAVLDGATNFQILLRLALPLSKPIMATLSLFYAVGRWNSYADNMYFIRTENLKMVQYKLYQMVSSATEAQTTSLSEAAAVQSTPEVLQAAAVMFVTIPIIIIYPFLQKYFVKGVMIGAVKG; the protein is encoded by the coding sequence ATGGAACTTAATGCGAATATACGTAAAAAGAAAGACAAAAACCATCTGGGAACGAATGCAATGGAAAAAATCGGAATCAGCGATTTTTTAATGGCAACATTTCTATTTATTTTATGTTTAACGTGTGTTTTGCCATTCATCCATATAGCTGCGAAGTCAATCTCTTCTAATAGCGAAGTGCTGGCCCGTAATATTTACCTCATACCAAAAGGGATTAACTTCGATGCCTATGTATCGATTTTTAAAGATGGAAACATGATTTATTCAATTATTTACAGCGTTATTGTGACAGTATCATTTACTGTTTTAGGAATGCTGGTATGTATTTGTACAGCTTATCCCTTGTCAAAAAAACGCCTAAAAGGACGTAAGGGATTTACTTTTATTTTCATGTTTCCGATGTATTTCAGTGCAGGGATCATACCACAATATTTGCTCTACCAAAGTCTGGGGATTTTGAATACAGTCTGGGTTTTGATTCTGCCAGGTATTTATTCTGCTTATAATATGTTGATTATGAAAACTTATTTTCAGGCGAATTTACCAGATAGCTTGGAGGAATCGGCGGTCTTGGATGGAGCAACAAATTTCCAAATCTTATTAAGGCTTGCATTACCACTTTCAAAACCTATTATGGCGACACTGTCGTTATTTTATGCGGTTGGACGTTGGAATTCTTACGCGGACAATATGTATTTTATTCGCACTGAAAATTTAAAAATGGTGCAATATAAACTGTATCAAATGGTTTCGTCTGCAACGGAAGCTCAGACAACTTCCCTTTCGGAAGCAGCAGCCGTTCAAAGTACGCCAGAAGTTCTTCAGGCAGCAGCCGTTATGTTTGTAACCATTCCGATTATTATTATTTATCCATTTTTACAAAAATATTTTGTGAAAGGTGTCATGATTGGAGCAGTAAAAGGTTAA
- a CDS encoding extracellular solute-binding protein — protein sequence MMKNSNWRKILLGSAALLTLSGCSSSGGDDSMDSGTAGGGSSDSTGAGEQVTLKIPVYDRGVEGVPNVTDNYWTDYVQENFGNPNNITVEYVAINRSDVMTDYALLASSQDLPTILMEYDYPKLSQWANEGYLATFDMEEFKEAAPKYFEQMDAEGQMAFTEMNGETHFVLGNRPNWSNGFNFQQFYRKDWLEEVGYDEYPKTYSEWVDAMTKIQDAGLADHPAGGTMIPSQGADLPWIFMDFPINEEEWASYISAVIPALGFDANKALLERENNHYNLGFTDPEYYLTDTASAQAKFANGESFVFGSYISNTMDWLISFYENNPEAELGIVPAAEVDEEAGTSAVYMADNPFGMIVGFSSLATDDEIQAAWKYLDWIADEDNLKIMQWGVEGENYTINEETALPESVVDYEGDKKQGYNNNIDYWCIVTASRVVGDLEDQISAVSPKGLPQEFNEEILAITNRKSELYKEAYAVNFPSFSVPIEAEVEYSGSLTETYKELRDKLVMADPSEFESLYEEYAQQFHDAGFREIVEERLQAYKDGNSTRLLEVE from the coding sequence ATGATGAAGAATAGCAATTGGAGAAAGATACTTTTAGGGAGTGCAGCTTTGTTAACGTTATCAGGATGTAGCAGCAGTGGTGGCGATGACTCAATGGATAGTGGAACTGCTGGCGGCGGTTCAAGCGATTCAACTGGGGCAGGCGAGCAAGTTACATTAAAAATCCCTGTTTATGATCGTGGTGTAGAAGGTGTGCCGAATGTAACGGACAATTACTGGACCGATTACGTTCAAGAAAATTTTGGTAATCCAAATAATATCACTGTTGAGTATGTCGCTATTAATCGATCGGATGTTATGACTGATTATGCATTACTGGCATCATCTCAAGACTTACCCACTATTTTAATGGAGTATGACTATCCTAAATTATCACAATGGGCAAACGAAGGATATCTTGCAACATTTGATATGGAAGAGTTTAAAGAAGCTGCACCAAAATACTTCGAACAAATGGATGCAGAAGGACAAATGGCCTTTACGGAAATGAATGGTGAAACACATTTTGTTTTAGGAAATCGACCAAACTGGTCCAATGGCTTTAACTTCCAACAGTTTTATCGCAAAGACTGGCTAGAAGAAGTTGGCTACGATGAGTATCCAAAAACTTATAGCGAATGGGTGGATGCCATGACGAAAATACAAGATGCTGGCTTAGCAGATCATCCAGCAGGTGGAACAATGATTCCGAGCCAAGGGGCAGACCTTCCTTGGATATTCATGGATTTCCCAATTAACGAAGAAGAGTGGGCAAGTTATATTTCTGCCGTTATCCCTGCTTTAGGATTTGATGCTAACAAAGCATTATTAGAAAGAGAGAACAATCATTACAACCTTGGCTTTACAGATCCGGAGTATTATTTAACGGATACTGCATCCGCTCAAGCGAAATTCGCCAATGGGGAAAGCTTTGTGTTTGGCTCTTACATTTCAAATACAATGGATTGGCTCATATCATTTTATGAAAACAATCCTGAAGCTGAGTTGGGTATTGTTCCTGCAGCCGAAGTGGATGAAGAAGCTGGTACATCAGCAGTCTACATGGCAGATAACCCATTTGGTATGATCGTTGGTTTCTCTTCTTTAGCAACGGATGATGAAATTCAGGCTGCTTGGAAGTATTTGGATTGGATTGCGGATGAAGATAATTTAAAGATTATGCAGTGGGGAGTTGAAGGCGAAAACTATACAATTAACGAAGAAACAGCTTTACCAGAAAGTGTGGTTGATTACGAAGGCGACAAGAAGCAAGGCTACAATAACAACATTGACTACTGGTGTATCGTAACAGCTTCTCGAGTTGTCGGAGACTTAGAGGATCAGATTTCAGCAGTTAGTCCTAAAGGTCTTCCTCAAGAATTTAATGAAGAGATTTTAGCTATTACAAATCGTAAATCTGAACTATACAAGGAAGCTTACGCTGTCAACTTCCCGTCATTCTCAGTCCCAATTGAAGCAGAAGTAGAATACTCGGGAAGTTTAACAGAAACATATAAAGAGCTTCGTGATAAGTTAGTAATGGCTGATCCAAGTGAGTTCGAAAGTTTATACGAAGAGTACGCACAACAATTTCACGATGCTGGATTTAGGGAGATTGTAGAGGAACGCTTACAGGCTTATAAGGATGGAAATTCAACGCGTTTATTAGAAGTAGAGTAA
- a CDS encoding glycoside hydrolase family 88 protein: MNELTFEKEKIIGKMDAIVERTMQMDLTWDWGTGVAYYGICQAYEVLGKQEYIDLLQNRIDELIDLDDGYGWTVNRCAMGHALITLYEVTGEQKYWDLVLSKIDYLQHEALRFGDRVLQHTVSSNDDFPGQAWADTLFMAAFLMLRVGIITKKEELIDDALHQYYWHIKYLQNPETSLFYHGYEDTSKSNLSSFYWGRANAWAAYTMSQVCARLPEAYLYPKYMDVLGALEEQLSALKLLQTENGLWRTILDDSESYEEISASAGIAAAMAVKHNPLRLKYLQKSIGGIFDNVSDDGRVLNVSAGTAVMRDLAGYRDISKNWLQGWGQGLALTFFAEIIGRY, from the coding sequence TTGAATGAATTAACCTTTGAAAAGGAAAAGATAATCGGTAAAATGGATGCCATTGTAGAAAGAACCATGCAGATGGATTTGACATGGGACTGGGGAACCGGGGTCGCCTATTATGGAATCTGCCAGGCTTACGAAGTTCTAGGTAAACAGGAATATATCGATCTTTTACAAAACCGCATAGATGAATTAATCGACCTAGACGACGGGTACGGCTGGACAGTTAATCGTTGTGCTATGGGACATGCATTAATTACCTTATACGAAGTCACTGGCGAACAGAAGTATTGGGATTTAGTTTTGAGTAAAATTGATTATTTACAACATGAAGCACTGCGCTTTGGTGACCGTGTTTTGCAGCACACTGTATCTTCCAATGATGATTTTCCTGGGCAAGCATGGGCTGATACTTTATTTATGGCTGCTTTTTTGATGCTGAGGGTGGGCATTATCACTAAGAAGGAAGAATTAATTGATGATGCACTCCATCAGTATTATTGGCATATTAAATACTTACAAAATCCTGAAACCTCCCTCTTTTATCATGGTTACGAAGATACAAGCAAAAGTAATTTATCTAGCTTTTATTGGGGAAGAGCTAATGCTTGGGCAGCATATACGATGTCTCAAGTTTGTGCTCGACTACCCGAAGCCTATCTTTATCCCAAGTATATGGATGTATTAGGTGCGCTTGAAGAGCAGCTTTCGGCTCTGAAACTACTGCAAACTGAAAATGGTTTGTGGCGGACTATTTTGGATGACTCCGAATCTTATGAAGAAATTTCTGCATCCGCAGGGATTGCAGCAGCCATGGCTGTCAAGCATAACCCGCTGCGCTTAAAGTACCTGCAAAAATCGATTGGCGGTATTTTTGATAATGTCAGCGATGATGGTCGGGTTCTAAATGTATCTGCAGGTACAGCAGTCATGAGGGATTTAGCAGGATACCGCGACATTTCGAAAAACTGGCTTCAAGGCTGGGGACAAGGTTTGGCGTTGACCTTCTTCGCGGAGATTATTGGCCGTTATTAA
- the clpB gene encoding ATP-dependent chaperone ClpB yields MQVEKMTRAMQEALGEAQNIAINRKHQFIEIPHLWKTLMQPNSFARNFYQDLGMDLQALDHVIDKELDKISQVSGTNIQYGQSFGQNLYQLFLEANKEMEEFQDEYLSTEVVLLALYSLSHHPLTLYLKENGLSKQIIKNKIVEIRGGDRVTSQDQEEQYQALEKYGIDLIQAMKSGKHDPVIGRDEEIRDVIRILSRKTKNNPVLIGEPGVGKTAIVEGLAQRIVRRDVPDNLKDKTIFSLDMGALIAGAKYRGEFEERLKSVLKEVKKSDGRIILFIDEIHTIIGAGKTEGSMDAGNLLKPMLARGELHCIGATTLDEYQQNFEKDKALERRFQKVVVAEPTVEDTITILRGLKERFEIHHSVTIQDNAIVAAATLSNRYITDRFLPDKAIDLVDEACASIKVEMNSMPTELDQVTRKLMQLEIEEAALKQEKDELSKQRLISIQNELAESREEANRLKMQWEIEKEEAETVRSKREELEIARRQLEDAESEYDLEKAAVLRHGTIPQLEKELADLERKNAETQTDEGKLVQEAVTENEIASVVERLTGIPVKRLVEGEKEKLLTLSETLHKRVIGQDEAVESVTNAVLRSRAGLQSPNRPIGSFLFLGPTGVGKTELAKALAENLFDSQDHMVRIDMSEYMEKFAVSRLVGAPPGYVGYEEGGQLTEAVRRSPYTIVLLDEIEKAHPDVFNILLQVMDDGRLTDSKGRTVDFKNTVLIMTSNLGSQYLLNSMEENGEITEETKNNVLDLLKITFKPEFLNRIDDTVLFSPLNKEDIHLIVDKIILELQERLANRQIKLSISEEVKEWITINAYDFQYGARPLRRFITNRIENLLAKEIIKGSIQENQHVLINLVDGKINFSILKDH; encoded by the coding sequence ATGCAAGTAGAAAAGATGACTCGCGCGATGCAAGAAGCGTTAGGAGAAGCACAGAATATTGCAATTAATAGGAAACATCAATTTATTGAAATTCCTCATCTATGGAAAACATTGATGCAGCCAAATTCGTTTGCTAGAAATTTCTATCAAGATTTAGGGATGGATTTACAAGCATTGGACCACGTGATTGATAAGGAACTCGATAAAATTTCACAAGTATCCGGAACGAATATTCAATACGGTCAGTCTTTTGGGCAAAATCTTTACCAGCTTTTCCTTGAAGCCAATAAAGAGATGGAAGAATTCCAAGATGAATACTTATCAACCGAAGTGGTTTTGTTAGCTCTTTATTCACTATCCCATCATCCACTAACCCTCTATTTAAAGGAGAATGGACTAAGCAAGCAAATTATAAAAAACAAAATAGTAGAAATAAGAGGCGGTGATCGTGTGACTTCACAAGATCAAGAAGAACAATACCAAGCATTGGAAAAATATGGAATTGATTTGATTCAAGCAATGAAAAGCGGCAAGCATGATCCGGTTATTGGCCGTGATGAAGAGATTCGAGATGTCATTCGAATTCTTTCAAGAAAAACAAAAAACAACCCTGTCCTCATTGGAGAACCAGGCGTTGGGAAGACTGCAATTGTTGAAGGTTTGGCTCAACGGATCGTCAGAAGAGATGTGCCGGATAATTTAAAAGACAAGACGATTTTTTCTCTCGATATGGGTGCTTTAATTGCAGGAGCGAAATACCGTGGTGAATTTGAAGAGCGTCTGAAAAGTGTTTTAAAAGAAGTGAAAAAAAGTGATGGACGGATCATTTTATTTATTGATGAAATCCATACCATTATCGGTGCCGGAAAAACAGAAGGTAGCATGGATGCAGGAAATCTTCTAAAACCAATGTTAGCTCGTGGAGAATTGCATTGTATTGGTGCAACTACATTGGATGAGTACCAACAAAATTTTGAAAAAGATAAAGCTTTGGAGCGTCGTTTTCAAAAAGTAGTAGTTGCAGAACCAACAGTAGAAGATACCATTACGATTTTAAGAGGATTGAAAGAACGCTTTGAAATACACCATAGCGTAACCATCCAAGATAATGCGATTGTAGCTGCAGCAACACTTTCTAATCGTTATATCACGGATCGTTTTCTTCCGGATAAGGCCATCGACTTAGTTGACGAAGCTTGTGCCAGTATCAAAGTAGAGATGAATTCCATGCCGACAGAACTTGATCAAGTAACTCGCAAACTAATGCAGCTTGAAATTGAAGAAGCTGCATTAAAACAAGAAAAAGACGAATTAAGCAAGCAGCGGTTAATAAGCATACAAAATGAATTGGCCGAATCTCGTGAAGAAGCAAACAGGCTTAAGATGCAATGGGAAATAGAAAAAGAAGAAGCTGAAACGGTTCGTTCCAAAAGAGAAGAATTGGAAATCGCTCGAAGACAACTAGAAGACGCCGAGTCAGAATATGATTTAGAAAAAGCAGCGGTGCTAAGACATGGAACCATTCCACAATTAGAGAAAGAACTGGCTGATTTAGAGCGAAAAAATGCTGAGACCCAAACCGACGAAGGAAAGCTTGTTCAAGAAGCCGTTACCGAAAATGAAATAGCATCGGTCGTAGAACGCTTGACGGGCATACCAGTTAAGCGGTTAGTAGAAGGGGAGAAAGAAAAACTATTAACTCTCTCAGAAACTTTACACAAACGAGTGATTGGACAAGATGAGGCGGTAGAAAGCGTCACAAATGCAGTTCTTCGTTCTCGTGCAGGCTTGCAATCACCGAATCGACCAATCGGCTCCTTTTTATTTTTAGGACCTACAGGGGTCGGAAAGACAGAATTAGCAAAAGCACTTGCTGAAAACTTATTTGATTCACAAGACCATATGGTGCGAATTGATATGAGTGAATATATGGAAAAATTTGCAGTAAGTCGTTTGGTTGGTGCACCCCCAGGTTATGTTGGATACGAAGAGGGCGGCCAATTAACGGAAGCGGTTCGCAGAAGTCCTTACACAATTGTGCTCCTGGATGAAATTGAAAAAGCTCACCCGGATGTATTTAATATCCTTCTTCAAGTAATGGACGACGGTCGATTAACTGACTCGAAAGGTAGAACGGTTGATTTCAAGAATACAGTCTTGATTATGACAAGTAATCTCGGATCTCAATATCTCCTGAACAGTATGGAAGAAAATGGTGAAATAACGGAAGAAACTAAAAATAATGTGCTTGATTTATTAAAGATAACTTTCAAGCCAGAATTCCTCAATCGAATTGATGACACGGTTCTGTTTTCTCCACTTAACAAAGAAGACATCCATCTAATCGTTGATAAAATCATTCTGGAGTTACAAGAGCGGCTGGCTAACCGTCAAATCAAGTTATCGATTTCGGAAGAAGTAAAAGAGTGGATTACAATAAATGCCTATGATTTTCAATATGGGGCACGCCCTCTAAGAAGATTTATTACCAATCGAATTGAAAACTTATTAGCGAAAGAGATCATTAAAGGTTCGATTCAAGAAAACCAACATGTGCTGATAAATTTAGTAGACGGAAAAATTAATTTTTCTATTCTAAAAGATCATTAA
- a CDS encoding NfeD family protein, translated as MLFLVIGFICLVVMLFTNKFYVFGGLSIISFFIYFMMVGDGSWVTFLLFLSGIFLLILEIFIPDFGLIGIAGFVLLALGYLSNQNDLWGSLFDLGLAIVIAVITAYILLKKGYTFLPGKSSLVLGTSLQKNRGYSTGRDYTIYLGKTGTAVTTLRPSGKAEIDGKVLDVLSDGNVIREGASVQVIHVEGIKIIVKELA; from the coding sequence TTGCTTTTCTTGGTAATTGGTTTTATTTGTTTGGTTGTTATGTTATTTACGAATAAATTTTATGTATTTGGCGGCTTGTCAATTATCAGTTTCTTTATTTACTTTATGATGGTGGGAGACGGTTCTTGGGTAACATTCCTACTCTTTTTATCTGGTATCTTCCTGCTCATACTGGAGATATTTATTCCGGATTTTGGTTTAATTGGGATAGCAGGCTTCGTATTGCTCGCTCTTGGTTATCTCTCCAATCAAAATGATTTATGGGGAAGCCTGTTTGATTTAGGGCTTGCGATAGTGATTGCAGTGATTACGGCTTATATCTTGTTAAAAAAAGGATATACTTTTTTACCTGGTAAGAGTAGTTTGGTACTTGGAACATCGTTACAAAAAAATCGTGGATATTCTACTGGAAGAGATTATACGATTTATTTAGGAAAAACGGGAACAGCGGTTACGACGCTTCGTCCTTCAGGAAAAGCTGAAATTGATGGCAAAGTACTGGATGTTTTAAGTGATGGAAATGTGATTCGCGAAGGAGCATCGGTTCAAGTTATACATGTAGAAGGAATAAAAATTATAGTGAAGGAGTTGGCGTAA
- the floA gene encoding flotillin-like protein FloA (flotillin-like protein involved in membrane lipid rafts), whose protein sequence is MQEGIIGIVIIAVIVILVLSLFFRFVPVGLWITAYFSGVKLKISELIGMRLRRVSPSLVVQPLIKATKAGLVIDTGELEAHYLAGGDINQVIDALIAAQRANIDLEFEQAAAIDLAGRNVFEAVQVSVNPKVIETPIIAGVAMNGIEVKAKAKVTVRANIERLVGGAGEETIIARVGEGIVTTVGSAKAHSQVLENPDSISQTILRKGLDSGTAFEILSIDIADVDVGRNVGAKLQAEQAEADKRVAQAKAEEKRSLAVAEEQEMIAEVQRQRAKVVEAEAQVPLAMAEALRSGNLGVMDYYKMKNITADTDMRNSLSGNKDRSDS, encoded by the coding sequence ATGCAAGAAGGTATTATCGGCATTGTTATCATTGCCGTAATCGTAATCTTGGTTTTATCTTTGTTTTTCCGTTTCGTACCTGTGGGATTATGGATTACTGCATATTTTTCAGGAGTAAAGTTAAAAATTTCAGAATTAATCGGAATGCGATTAAGAAGGGTATCACCAAGCTTAGTCGTTCAGCCCTTGATTAAAGCTACGAAAGCTGGGCTGGTTATTGACACAGGTGAATTAGAGGCGCATTACTTGGCTGGTGGAGATATTAATCAGGTTATTGATGCACTGATTGCTGCTCAGCGTGCGAATATTGATCTTGAATTCGAGCAAGCAGCTGCAATTGATCTGGCCGGAAGAAACGTTTTTGAAGCGGTTCAAGTAAGTGTTAACCCGAAAGTTATTGAAACACCTATTATTGCTGGTGTAGCTATGAATGGTATTGAAGTAAAAGCAAAAGCAAAAGTAACTGTTCGTGCGAACATTGAACGTTTGGTCGGTGGTGCTGGTGAGGAGACAATCATTGCCCGTGTTGGTGAAGGGATTGTAACTACTGTAGGTTCTGCAAAAGCCCATTCGCAAGTATTAGAGAATCCAGATTCTATCTCACAGACCATTTTACGTAAAGGATTGGATTCCGGTACAGCATTCGAAATTCTATCAATCGATATCGCTGACGTAGATGTAGGACGCAACGTAGGAGCTAAATTACAAGCAGAGCAAGCTGAAGCGGACAAACGCGTTGCTCAAGCAAAAGCAGAGGAAAAACGTTCACTTGCTGTTGCAGAAGAGCAAGAAATGATTGCTGAAGTTCAAAGACAACGTGCAAAAGTTGTTGAAGCAGAAGCGCAAGTTCCGTTAGCGATGGCAGAAGCTCTTCGTTCAGGGAACCTTGGCGTAATGGATTATTATAAAATGAAAAACATTACGGCGGATACGGACATGAGAAACTCACTGTCAGGAAATAAAGACAGAAGTGATTCCTAA
- a CDS encoding sugar phosphate isomerase/epimerase family protein: MSRLIGVNTLVFNKELLEGKKKQWEYLKDIKELEFSFVEIRREFIRDLESEFKETKKQASALNLPLFYSVPSVLFESGKINPQLKQYFKEAVEMGASQIKLTLGQYEGFSPGIIHKLKGIMEEFPKIQLSIENDQSRDGGSPEKLSALIVTAHEKKLPLKITFDTGNFVYIQEDSEKAAHVLQDFVHYIHIKNVKRNQKGELELAHFETGVVNIPNVLSSFPEGVPAAIEYPCGSKDEAMYVLKKQKEQIEKY, translated from the coding sequence ATGTCTCGGTTAATTGGAGTGAACACCCTTGTATTTAATAAGGAATTACTTGAAGGTAAGAAAAAACAATGGGAATATTTGAAAGACATAAAAGAATTAGAGTTTTCTTTCGTTGAAATACGTCGAGAATTCATTCGTGATCTGGAAAGTGAATTCAAAGAAACGAAGAAACAGGCATCTGCTCTAAATCTACCATTATTTTATTCTGTCCCATCAGTTCTTTTTGAGTCTGGTAAAATAAATCCTCAATTGAAACAGTATTTTAAAGAAGCTGTTGAAATGGGAGCAAGTCAAATAAAACTCACTTTAGGTCAATATGAAGGATTTTCACCTGGAATTATTCATAAGCTAAAAGGAATAATGGAAGAGTTTCCGAAGATACAACTAAGTATTGAAAATGATCAATCAAGAGATGGGGGCAGTCCTGAAAAATTGTCTGCATTGATTGTAACAGCTCACGAAAAAAAATTGCCTTTAAAAATAACATTTGATACGGGGAACTTTGTCTATATTCAAGAAGATTCTGAAAAAGCTGCCCATGTTTTGCAGGACTTCGTTCATTACATCCATATTAAAAATGTAAAACGAAACCAAAAAGGGGAGCTCGAACTAGCTCATTTTGAAACAGGCGTTGTGAACATACCAAATGTACTAAGTTCTTTTCCAGAGGGTGTTCCAGCAGCGATTGAATACCCTTGTGGAAGTAAAGATGAGGCTATGTATGTTTTGAAAAAGCAAAAAGAACAGATTGAGAAATATTAA
- the tgt gene encoding tRNA guanosine(34) transglycosylase Tgt, which produces MVEPAIRYRLIKKEKHTGARLGEIITPHGTFQTPMFMPVGTLATVKSMSPEELKEMGSQIILSNTYHLWLRPGANLVEEAGGLHKFMNWDKGILTDSGGFQVFSLAENRKITEEGVHFRNHLNGAKMFLSPEKAIDIENKLGADIIMSFDECPPFNESYDYIKKSIERTSRWAERGLQAHKKPAEQGLFGIIQGGGYKDLRLQSAKDLMSMDFPGYSIGGLSVGETKEEMNAVLDYLTPVIPDEKPRYLMGVGAPDSLIDGVIRGIDMFDCVLPTRIARNGTCMTSKGRLVVKNAKFERDFRPLDENCSCYTCQNYTRAYIRHLFKADETFGLRLTSYHNLHFLINLMNQVRQAILDDNLLEFREAFIEEYGYNQKNAKNF; this is translated from the coding sequence TTGGTTGAACCAGCAATCCGTTATCGGTTAATAAAGAAAGAAAAACATACTGGTGCAAGACTAGGAGAGATTATTACACCACATGGAACGTTTCAAACTCCTATGTTCATGCCAGTTGGGACATTAGCGACTGTAAAATCAATGTCTCCTGAAGAGTTAAAAGAAATGGGCTCGCAAATTATCTTAAGCAATACCTATCATTTGTGGTTGCGTCCGGGTGCAAACTTAGTAGAAGAAGCAGGCGGATTACATAAATTTATGAACTGGGATAAAGGAATTCTGACAGATTCAGGTGGATTCCAAGTGTTCTCATTAGCGGAAAATCGTAAGATCACGGAAGAGGGAGTACATTTCAGAAACCATTTAAATGGCGCAAAGATGTTTCTTTCACCAGAAAAAGCGATTGATATCGAAAATAAATTAGGAGCAGATATCATCATGAGCTTTGATGAGTGTCCGCCTTTTAATGAAAGTTATGACTATATTAAGAAGTCCATTGAGCGAACCAGTCGTTGGGCAGAACGTGGCTTACAAGCGCATAAAAAGCCAGCAGAGCAAGGATTATTTGGAATCATCCAAGGTGGCGGCTACAAAGATCTTCGTTTGCAAAGTGCCAAAGATCTTATGTCAATGGACTTTCCTGGATATTCAATTGGTGGCTTATCAGTTGGAGAGACGAAGGAAGAAATGAACGCAGTATTAGACTATCTTACACCGGTTATTCCTGATGAAAAACCGAGATATCTGATGGGCGTAGGAGCACCTGATTCCTTGATTGATGGTGTTATTCGTGGAATAGACATGTTTGATTGCGTGTTGCCAACCAGAATTGCAAGAAATGGTACTTGTATGACAAGCAAAGGACGTTTAGTAGTTAAAAACGCTAAATTTGAACGAGATTTTCGACCATTAGATGAAAATTGTTCTTGCTATACTTGTCAAAACTATACACGTGCCTACATTCGCCATTTATTTAAGGCAGACGAAACCTTTGGATTGCGTCTTACAAGTTATCATAATTTACACTTTTTGATAAATCTAATGAATCAAGTTCGACAAGCAATTTTGGACGATAATTTATTAGAGTTTCGTGAAGCATTTATCGAAGAATACGGTTATAATCAAAAAAATGCTAAAAACTTCTAA
- the yajC gene encoding preprotein translocase subunit YajC gives MPQGLTMILFYGLLFGVMYFILIRPQKKQQKKTQDMLSQVKPGDSVVTIGGLHGVVDEVNTTNNTVTLDCEGIFLTFEKRSISRVVKASTITTEAGIVESDDITQDNEETNE, from the coding sequence ATGCCACAAGGACTAACGATGATTCTTTTTTACGGACTTTTATTTGGAGTAATGTACTTTATTCTTATTCGTCCTCAAAAGAAACAACAAAAGAAAACACAAGATATGCTGAGCCAAGTAAAACCTGGAGATAGCGTAGTTACAATTGGTGGTTTACACGGGGTTGTAGACGAAGTAAATACGACAAATAATACAGTGACACTTGATTGCGAAGGGATTTTCTTAACATTTGAAAAACGTTCTATTTCGCGTGTTGTAAAAGCTTCAACAATTACAACAGAAGCGGGAATTGTAGAGTCAGACGATATCACTCAAGACAATGAGGAAACGAACGAATAG
- a CDS encoding post-transcriptional regulator, whose protein sequence is MTEENTDFYEELLPWFELKVSEFSKEGYSNIETSDLILCFKNLVWRHSVPQYYYQQVFEILNLNVNQYFDYKSLEAQVYNVSSLEEINFEEFF, encoded by the coding sequence ATGACTGAAGAAAATACTGATTTTTACGAAGAATTGCTTCCATGGTTTGAACTAAAGGTGTCGGAATTTTCTAAAGAAGGATATTCAAATATCGAGACAAGCGATTTGATTCTTTGTTTTAAAAATCTTGTCTGGAGACATTCCGTGCCACAATACTACTACCAACAAGTATTCGAAATATTGAATCTTAATGTAAATCAATATTTTGATTATAAGTCGTTAGAAGCGCAAGTATATAATGTTTCATCTTTGGAAGAAATTAATTTTGAAGAGTTTTTTTAA